A single Lolium perenne isolate Kyuss_39 chromosome 6, Kyuss_2.0, whole genome shotgun sequence DNA region contains:
- the LOC127306517 gene encoding lipid phosphate phosphatase epsilon 2, chloroplastic: protein MARIESGSPREESESFLRGERLTGPRREAAACVTWRVTVEAALNRMSKWLVAGSFAFAALWKRDAEIMWAMMGAVVNTMLSSILKKLFSHERPAPALRSDPGMPSSHAQSIFYAAVFLVLSVFYWLGTNYLAVILGATTITSASYLSWLRVSHRLHTLNQILVGAIVGSAFGALWFALWHLLVHEAFDSSQWVQVPIILGSIAFGVACVVHIIRR from the exons ATGGCCAGAATCGAGAGCGGGTCTCCGCGGGAGGAGAGCGAGTCATTTCTGAGAGGCGAGAGGTTGACCGGTCCTAGGCGGGAGGCGGCGGCATGCGTGACCTGGCGGGTGACCGTCGAGGCGGCGCTGAATCGCATG AGTAAATGGCTGGTGGCTGGTTCTTTTGCTTTTGCTGCTCTCTGGAAGCGTGATGCTGAAATTATGTGGGCTATGATGGGTGCCGTTGTGAACACTATGCTTTCGTCAATTCTTAAAAAGTTGTTCAGCCATGAAAGGCCAGCGCCGGCTTTGCGATCTGATCCTGGGATGCCATCATCCCATGCCCAATCCATTTTCTATGCTGCAGTGTTTCTGGTTCTTTCAG TGTTCTATTGGCTTGGGACAAATTATCTGGCTGTGATTCTCGGGGCCACGACTATAACATCGGCCTCCTACCTA TCGTGGTTACGAGTGTCGCATCGTCTCCACACTCTGAACCAGATTCTAGTGGGTGCTATTGTTGGATCAGCCTTCGGTGCTCTGTGGTTTGCGCTTTGGCATTTGCTTGTGCATGAAGCGTTTGATTCCTCACAATGGGTCCAAGTTCCCATCATTCTAGGTTCAATAGCGTTCGGTGTTGCCTGTGTTGTCCACATCATTCGTCGGTGA